CTGTCTACTTCTCTATTTTTATTTAATATATCACTTCCAAAATGTTTTAACAACTTCTGATAAACATCCTTTTGATATAATGTTTTATGAGACAATTCATCCGCATCCAATGTATATGCACCCAATTCTTCAAACATCTTTCTTACTGTAGTTTTGCCCGAAGCGATACCGCCAGTAAGGCCAATGAACCTCATATTATAAAAATTCCTTCAAGGGACATACATCACACCGAGGATTTCTCTTACAGTATGTTTTACCCAACTCAACAATTAACGCATGATAATTCTTATATAATTCAATATCTAAAGGAATGTTCTCCATAAATAATTTTTGTATCTCATCATAGCCCAATGCAGACATAACTTTGTGTCTGTGAACTAATCTTTTGGTATATGCATCAACCACAAAAAAGGGACAAGAAAGAACATACAACAAGATAGAATCTGCCGTTTCTTTACCTATGCCTTTAATGGAAAGAAATTCCAAACGCAACTCTTCACAAGAATATTTTTTTAACCCCGAAAAGCCCTTTTTATGGTGTAACCAAGATGCAAAATTTTTTAAATATTGTGCCTTGGAATTGAAAAAACCTGCGGGTGAAATAAGTTTCTTTATCTTTTCTTCTTCTACACTAAAAATAGCAGAAAAACTACACAGGTTTACCTGTTTTAAGTTTTGAATTGCCTTTTCTACATTTTTCCAGGCTG
This region of Deltaproteobacteria bacterium genomic DNA includes:
- a CDS encoding endonuclease III domain-containing protein, whose amino-acid sequence is MPDLIFIYEKLFSAFGHQNWWPGETDDEIAIGAILTQNTAWKNVEKAIQNLKQVNLCSFSAIFSVEEEKIKKLISPAGFFNSKAQYLKNFASWLHHKKGFSGLKKYSCEELRLEFLSIKGIGKETADSILLYVLSCPFFVVDAYTKRLVHRHKVMSALGYDEIQKLFMENIPLDIELYKNYHALIVELGKTYCKRNPRCDVCPLKEFL